The following proteins are encoded in a genomic region of Gimesia algae:
- a CDS encoding SOUL family heme-binding protein, with amino-acid sequence MIYPAIAAVLVLLFYFGWKLTARNAYESARYTVIETDGSYQIREYPDLMLVSTDSKAQAVDRDGRFMRLFRYIDGANQQEQKVSMTTPVFMDPENKPSDRQMSFVIPQQTAAQGIPVPTGENVRIQQRKGGRFAVYRFSGRMNQATTAKAEQKLQDWMKQKGLSQTGSVESAGYDPPWTPGPLRRNEVLIRLVQPEKTNSVSE; translated from the coding sequence ATGATCTATCCTGCCATTGCTGCAGTTCTGGTCTTGTTGTTCTATTTCGGCTGGAAGCTTACAGCTCGAAACGCCTACGAATCAGCCCGGTACACAGTCATTGAAACCGATGGCTCCTACCAAATCCGCGAGTATCCTGATTTAATGCTCGTATCAACAGACAGCAAAGCACAGGCTGTAGACCGGGACGGACGATTTATGCGTTTGTTCCGCTATATAGATGGTGCGAATCAGCAGGAGCAGAAAGTCTCCATGACGACTCCTGTATTTATGGATCCCGAAAACAAACCTTCTGACAGGCAGATGTCGTTTGTGATCCCCCAACAGACCGCAGCACAGGGAATACCGGTTCCCACGGGTGAAAACGTCCGCATCCAGCAACGCAAGGGGGGACGATTTGCCGTCTACCGCTTCAGCGGACGAATGAATCAGGCCACCACTGCCAAAGCCGAGCAGAAGCTGCAAGACTGGATGAAACAGAAAGGATTGAGCCAGACAGGCAGCGTCGAATCAGCCGGCTATGATCCCCCCTGGACACCAGGTCCGTTGCGTCGCAACGAAGTTCTGATTCGACTGGTACAACCTGAAAAGACAAATTCGGTCTCTGAATAA
- a CDS encoding MFS transporter yields MWSLKAAQRALIAAGCMAMIYTQFTMSPATIEFARSLGATGWHIGILGALPTMMLFFQFLAAVVANHLEYRRWLWLPISILQRLILIPIALMAWLLPDMSNAAELWWLIGLTAVNHALIHFTTPLWLSWLGDYLPHKGLNHYWGYRQVWMYWTGAISLLGGAIFLAKSGLEIGDGFAWLVGIGAFFGVFDILFYLKIEEPPVTKVKEPKLKKVLLTPFQDPNFRSFISFTCFWHFAAMLGAPFISYYLLDYIGMDVFRLLLLWTCAWLGGAVFSKHLGSLADHYGNRPVLILCTAFKSTNMIGLLFLPRDPTLAFWIMVPVFIVDSLLNAGIAIANNGFMLKNSPSENRTMYIAAGTAFAGLVGGVTSILAGGFLVLASGWSVTIFGSEYNNFHMIFAISLLMRLVAAVYARTIREPDSHWTSQVVMKLVGVTPFRMLRFPVGLYRSFRPDELRGKSRKGKRELKQPEIAAKTEPT; encoded by the coding sequence GTGTGGTCTCTGAAAGCAGCACAACGGGCATTAATCGCCGCCGGTTGTATGGCGATGATTTATACTCAGTTCACAATGTCGCCAGCGACGATAGAGTTCGCCCGTTCCCTGGGCGCGACAGGCTGGCATATCGGGATTCTGGGTGCACTGCCGACAATGATGCTGTTTTTCCAGTTTCTGGCGGCTGTGGTGGCGAATCACCTGGAGTACCGCCGCTGGCTCTGGTTGCCGATCTCAATCCTGCAGAGGCTGATTCTGATTCCGATTGCGCTGATGGCGTGGCTGCTGCCTGACATGTCTAACGCAGCCGAACTGTGGTGGCTGATTGGGTTAACAGCTGTAAACCATGCCTTGATCCACTTTACAACGCCGCTCTGGCTGTCGTGGCTGGGTGATTATCTACCTCACAAAGGGCTCAATCATTACTGGGGATATCGTCAGGTCTGGATGTACTGGACCGGTGCGATTTCGCTGCTGGGCGGTGCGATCTTTCTGGCGAAGAGTGGTCTGGAGATCGGAGATGGATTTGCCTGGCTGGTCGGCATCGGTGCTTTCTTCGGCGTGTTTGATATTCTGTTCTATTTGAAGATCGAAGAACCGCCGGTCACCAAAGTAAAAGAACCCAAACTGAAAAAGGTACTGCTGACGCCTTTTCAGGATCCGAATTTCCGGTCTTTCATTTCGTTTACCTGCTTCTGGCATTTTGCAGCGATGCTGGGAGCTCCTTTCATCAGCTATTACCTGCTGGATTATATCGGGATGGATGTGTTCCGTCTGCTGCTGCTCTGGACGTGTGCATGGCTCGGGGGAGCTGTCTTTTCGAAGCATCTGGGCTCACTGGCCGACCATTACGGCAACCGGCCCGTGTTAATTTTGTGTACGGCTTTTAAGTCGACAAACATGATCGGGCTGCTCTTTCTGCCACGCGACCCCACGTTGGCGTTCTGGATTATGGTACCAGTATTTATTGTGGATTCTCTGCTCAACGCGGGTATCGCCATTGCCAATAACGGGTTCATGCTGAAGAATTCCCCTTCCGAAAACCGGACGATGTATATCGCTGCGGGAACCGCCTTTGCAGGACTGGTAGGAGGCGTGACTTCTATTCTGGCAGGTGGATTTCTGGTACTCGCTTCCGGCTGGAGTGTGACCATCTTTGGCTCTGAATACAACAATTTTCACATGATCTTCGCGATCAGTCTGCTAATGCGGCTGGTGGCCGCCGTCTATGCCCGGACCATTCGCGAGCCTGACTCACACTGGACATCTCAAGTGGTCATGAAGCTGGTTGGAGTTACACCGTTCCGCATGTTGCGATTTCCTGTCGGGCTGTATCGTTCTTTCCGACCCGATGAACTGCGGGGCAAATCCCGTAAAGGCAAACGTGAACTCAAACAGCCGGAAATCGCTGCCAAAACAGAACCGACCTGA
- a CDS encoding alpha/beta hydrolase, with protein sequence MRNRYSLSLFLLLSLFSVPERSFAVNSYQQITDIEYATADNHRLLLDLYLPKTKQHSPLLVWIHGGAWRAGSKANMPLIELVQHGFAVASVDYRLSPVAKFPAQIHDIKAAIRFLRGSAEKYGYNADKIGILGSSAGGHLVALMGVTNDNQQLEGDLGNFDNESSSVQAIVDYFGPTNFMTILPQSTPHGLSVRIPALELLLGDRPEKKTDLARLASPVFHVDEQDPPLLIIHGDQDPQVPINQSHELQGKYEQRQRDVTFKVIHGGAHGGPEFFDKERMQLVEKFLRKHLTP encoded by the coding sequence ATGAGAAATCGCTACTCGCTGAGCCTGTTTCTGCTGCTGTCACTGTTCTCTGTCCCGGAAAGGAGTTTTGCTGTGAATTCTTACCAGCAGATCACTGACATTGAATACGCAACCGCCGACAACCATCGACTCCTGCTTGATCTCTATCTGCCGAAAACCAAACAGCATTCGCCGCTCCTGGTCTGGATTCACGGCGGTGCCTGGCGCGCGGGCTCCAAAGCAAATATGCCACTCATTGAACTGGTACAACACGGCTTCGCCGTCGCCAGCGTCGATTACCGTCTCTCACCCGTCGCGAAGTTCCCAGCCCAGATCCACGATATCAAAGCCGCCATCCGCTTCCTGCGGGGCTCTGCTGAGAAATATGGATACAATGCAGACAAGATCGGCATCCTCGGTTCTTCCGCCGGCGGCCATCTCGTTGCCTTAATGGGTGTCACCAACGACAACCAGCAACTCGAAGGAGATCTCGGCAACTTCGACAATGAATCATCCAGCGTGCAGGCGATCGTCGATTATTTCGGACCGACCAACTTCATGACGATCCTCCCCCAGTCCACGCCGCACGGTTTAAGCGTCCGCATCCCTGCGCTGGAACTCTTACTCGGCGATCGACCGGAAAAAAAAACCGATCTCGCCCGACTCGCCAGCCCGGTCTTCCATGTCGATGAGCAGGACCCGCCTCTGTTAATCATTCACGGCGATCAGGATCCACAGGTTCCCATCAACCAGTCACACGAATTACAAGGCAAATACGAACAGCGTCAGCGCGACGTCACCTTCAAAGTCATTCACGGCGGCGCACATGGCGGCCCGGAATTCTTCGACAAAGAACGCATGCAGCTCGTCGAAAAGTTTCTGCGAAAACACCTTACCCCTTAG
- a CDS encoding DUF1353 domain-containing protein, translating to MNESGRTVQLVSGPLQTERLPDGSRRLLRSIKVKVRDKEIMVPAGFSSDFSSLPLLSQILIDSARVDLAGVIHDRLYVTGQFTRCETDTIWRLMAQSGECHANLFQAWLGWLLIRLGARFAWDRARKKSRLL from the coding sequence ATGAATGAGTCAGGCCGCACGGTGCAACTGGTAAGTGGTCCCCTGCAGACAGAGCGTCTCCCCGATGGGAGCCGCAGGTTATTGCGTTCTATTAAAGTAAAAGTACGTGACAAAGAGATTATGGTTCCCGCAGGTTTTAGTTCTGACTTCAGCTCCCTGCCCCTTCTCAGCCAGATTCTGATCGACTCTGCCCGGGTTGATCTGGCGGGGGTAATTCATGACCGGTTGTATGTGACAGGTCAATTCACGCGCTGCGAAACGGATACAATCTGGCGGTTGATGGCTCAGTCTGGTGAGTGTCATGCCAATCTGTTTCAAGCGTGGCTGGGGTGGTTGCTGATCCGACTGGGGGCACGATTCGCCTGGGATCGGGCGCGGAAAAAGAGCCGATTGCTGTGA